In a genomic window of Thiosocius teredinicola:
- a CDS encoding PKD domain-containing protein: MDRRLSTFLLTAMLSASVNAAPPNTTDGGAPWKHRMFGAGHAFVSGDLPRGRLRNRLDSMPSRARNRAMEWLHRFEFPAADAESLDVDEEGGVFYVDENLPVPGDVQQAAGESDTPFASANAWAVDEPFALHSRPGAPNVVYLDFNGHSFTDTAWGAGTITARAFSLDSDRANFSEAERAAIAEIWHRVAEDMAAFDIDVTTEQPPAFGPNVGRVLITSRTDASGNPMPHDTAGGVAYVGVWGRSNYTYYSPALVYHDNLGNGTTYIAEASSHEFGHNLGLSHDGTSSEGYYTGHGSGATSWAPIMGVGYYQNVTQWSKGEYADANNTQDDLAIIENNLSSAADDHGDTLADASPLVIESDGSVQVSNPEADPHNVNPENKGVVENSGDVDVFGFSVPDGAIDLTINPAWDAFYRTDRRGANLDIQARLLNASGEVVATSDPGTDTYANIAANVDAGTYYLEVRGVGSNNYSNYGSAGEYFIGGMVPAGSVANQAPSAQFGYGCMDLACSFTDTSSDSDGTLVSREWRFGDGTTSTATNPSHSYDAAGSYAVELTVTDDDGETATVSQTVNVTAQVNNPPTAEFAFACDGLGCGFSDQSSDSDGSIASWQWSFGDGSSSTQQSPTHSFAAAGWYKVGLTVTDDSGATSTVTKVVTLSEPVGDTQDPEVAITSPADGATVSRRVRLSASATDNDQVSSVVIYVDGNARCSGTTSASCTWNLRRVAAGSHTISAQATDAAGNKATTSISVTVEAATGNGGGKSAGKSK; this comes from the coding sequence ATGGATCGTCGTCTTTCGACCTTTTTGCTTACTGCGATGCTGTCTGCATCCGTCAATGCCGCGCCACCGAATACCACCGATGGTGGGGCGCCGTGGAAACATCGCATGTTCGGTGCCGGTCATGCCTTTGTCAGCGGCGACCTGCCGCGTGGCCGACTGCGTAATCGACTGGATTCGATGCCTTCGCGCGCGCGCAACAGAGCGATGGAGTGGTTGCATCGTTTCGAGTTCCCTGCCGCCGATGCTGAATCACTCGACGTCGATGAAGAGGGCGGCGTCTTTTACGTAGACGAGAATCTGCCGGTACCCGGCGACGTGCAGCAGGCAGCGGGCGAGTCCGACACGCCGTTTGCCAGCGCGAATGCCTGGGCCGTTGATGAGCCTTTCGCGTTGCACAGCCGGCCTGGCGCACCGAACGTGGTCTATCTCGATTTCAACGGTCACTCCTTTACCGATACGGCGTGGGGTGCAGGTACGATCACGGCGCGCGCGTTCAGTCTGGACAGTGACCGGGCGAACTTCAGTGAAGCGGAACGTGCGGCCATTGCCGAGATCTGGCACCGCGTGGCAGAAGACATGGCGGCATTCGATATCGACGTTACCACTGAACAGCCGCCGGCCTTCGGTCCCAATGTCGGTCGCGTGCTGATCACATCGCGTACCGATGCCTCCGGCAACCCGATGCCGCACGATACCGCCGGTGGTGTCGCCTATGTTGGTGTTTGGGGTCGCTCGAATTACACCTACTATTCACCGGCACTGGTCTACCACGACAACCTCGGCAACGGGACGACCTATATCGCCGAGGCGAGCAGCCACGAATTTGGTCACAACCTCGGCCTGTCGCACGACGGTACCAGCAGTGAGGGTTACTACACCGGCCATGGCAGCGGTGCGACCTCGTGGGCGCCGATCATGGGTGTCGGCTACTACCAGAACGTCACCCAGTGGAGCAAAGGTGAGTATGCCGATGCCAACAACACGCAAGACGATCTGGCGATCATTGAAAACAACCTGTCGTCAGCGGCCGACGATCACGGCGATACACTTGCCGACGCTTCACCATTAGTTATCGAGTCCGACGGCAGCGTGCAGGTCTCCAACCCGGAGGCCGATCCGCACAATGTGAACCCTGAAAACAAGGGTGTTGTCGAAAACAGCGGCGACGTCGATGTCTTCGGCTTCAGTGTGCCGGACGGGGCTATCGATCTGACGATCAATCCGGCATGGGACGCGTTCTATCGTACCGACCGGCGCGGCGCGAACCTCGACATCCAAGCCCGCCTGTTGAATGCGTCGGGGGAGGTTGTGGCGACGTCCGACCCGGGCACCGACACCTATGCCAACATTGCAGCCAACGTCGACGCAGGGACCTACTACCTCGAGGTGCGTGGTGTAGGCAGCAACAACTACAGCAACTACGGCAGTGCCGGTGAATACTTCATCGGCGGCATGGTGCCTGCGGGGTCGGTAGCCAACCAGGCACCTTCCGCACAGTTCGGCTACGGTTGCATGGACCTGGCGTGCTCTTTTACCGACACCTCGAGCGACAGTGACGGCACGCTCGTCAGTCGCGAGTGGCGTTTTGGCGACGGCACGACATCGACCGCAACCAATCCCAGCCATAGCTACGATGCAGCGGGCAGTTATGCGGTCGAACTGACGGTGACCGACGATGACGGCGAGACGGCCACGGTTTCACAAACGGTGAACGTTACCGCGCAGGTGAACAATCCACCGACAGCCGAGTTTGCCTTCGCTTGCGATGGGCTCGGATGTGGCTTCAGCGATCAGTCGAGCGACAGCGACGGCAGCATTGCCAGCTGGCAGTGGAGCTTTGGCGATGGATCGTCGTCGACGCAGCAAAGCCCGACGCATAGCTTCGCTGCGGCTGGCTGGTACAAGGTCGGCCTGACCGTCACTGACGACAGCGGCGCGACCTCGACGGTTACCAAGGTCGTCACGCTCAGCGAGCCTGTGGGCGACACCCAAGACCCGGAGGTCGCGATCACATCGCCAGCCGACGGTGCCACGGTAAGTCGGCGCGTGAGGTTGTCGGCATCGGCGACCGACAACGACCAGGTAAGCAGCGTGGTGATCTATGTCGACGGCAATGCACGTTGTTCCGGTACGACCAGTGCGTCATGTACCTGGAACCTGCGCAGGGTAGCTGCAGGCAGCCACACGATCAGCGCACAAGCGACCGATGCTGCGGGCAATAAAGCAACCACGTCGATCAGCGTGACGGTCGAAGCCGCGACCGGCAATGGTGGTGGTAAGAGCGCAGGCAAGTCGAAGTAA
- a CDS encoding biliverdin-producing heme oxygenase yields MLLTTRLKTATGQLHRAAERHPFVSSMLGGRLSSAQYVRYLQQLLPVYQTLDRLSQEHIAPKLASWSEWDLPRAQAIASDLMHFGHTPAPVDSGATSAYVEQIRASADRYRLGVVAHFYTRYLGDLAGGQMIGRAVASAFDLHDENGVRFYRFAAAQAQHPTMVQIKQELDRLALTATQIDFLEHEAQRSFESSIALFDSI; encoded by the coding sequence ATGTTATTGACGACCAGGCTCAAAACGGCGACCGGGCAGCTGCACCGTGCGGCAGAGCGGCATCCGTTTGTCTCGTCGATGCTGGGCGGCCGCTTGTCGAGCGCACAGTATGTACGCTATCTGCAGCAACTGTTGCCGGTCTACCAGACCCTCGACCGGCTGTCGCAAGAACACATTGCGCCAAAATTGGCGTCGTGGTCTGAGTGGGATCTGCCACGCGCCCAGGCGATCGCCAGCGATCTGATGCATTTCGGTCACACGCCGGCACCCGTCGATTCCGGCGCGACCTCAGCCTACGTAGAGCAGATTCGTGCCAGCGCCGACCGCTATCGCCTCGGCGTGGTCGCACATTTCTATACGCGTTACCTCGGCGATCTCGCCGGCGGGCAGATGATCGGTCGTGCCGTCGCCAGCGCCTTCGACTTACATGACGAGAACGGCGTGCGCTTTTATCGCTTCGCCGCGGCACAGGCGCAGCACCCGACAATGGTGCAGATCAAACAGGAACTGGATCGCCTGGCGTTGACCGCAACGCAGATCGATTTCCTCGAACACGAAGCACAACGCTCGTTCGAATCGAGTATCGCCTTGTTTGATTCGATTTGA